Proteins co-encoded in one Alphaproteobacteria bacterium genomic window:
- a CDS encoding 4a-hydroxytetrahydrobiopterin dehydratase, with protein sequence MAVCSLEKEKCGPCHGEGSALTADEAAKLMSELSGWNFAQSGAAIHKRFEFKDFMTALAYVQKIAVVAEEEGHHPDLGLGWGYVDVTLTTHFFNALTRNDFIVAAKIDAL encoded by the coding sequence ATGGCGGTATGCAGTCTTGAAAAAGAAAAATGTGGCCCATGCCATGGTGAAGGCAGCGCCTTAACGGCGGATGAGGCAGCAAAACTCATGAGCGAGCTAAGCGGTTGGAATTTTGCGCAAAGTGGCGCAGCTATCCATAAGCGCTTTGAATTTAAGGATTTTATGACTGCGCTCGCTTATGTGCAGAAAATCGCCGTTGTCGCTGAAGAGGAGGGTCACCACCCCGATTTAGGCCTAGGCTGGGGCTATGTAGACGTGACGTTGACGACGCATTTTTTCAACGCCCTAACCCGTAATGACTTTATCGTTGCAGCGAAAATCGACGCGCTATAA